Below is a genomic region from bacterium.
GCGCATATTGATCATGGTAAATCCACACTTGCAGATAGAATGCTGGAAGTTACTAATGTCATTGATATGGGTTCACATGAAGCTCTTGTGTTAGATGATATGGAGCTGGAAAAAGAGCGCGGGATTACAATCAAATCTCATGCGATACGCATGGAATACGAAAAAGATGGAAAAACATATATTCTTAATCTTATAGATACTCCCGGACATGTCGATTTTACCTATGAGGTTTCACGCTCTTTGGCGGCTTGCGAGGGTGCAATTATTGTTGTTGATGCTACTCAGGGTATTGAAGCACAGACAATTTCTAATCTCTATCTAGCTCTAGAAAACAACCTCGAGATAATCCCTGTTGTTAACAAGATAGATATGCCCGCAGCGCGACCTGATGATGTGGCCATTGAAATAGCTGAGCTTATAGGCTGTGATATTGGTGAGGTGCTTCTGGTTTCAGCCAAGACCGGCGAAGGTGTTGGGTGCGTTCTGGATGCTATAGTTAAACGAATTCCTCCACCATCGGGAAGCAAAAATGCCCCACCTTGTGCTCTCATTTTCGATAGTTTTTACGATACATATCGAGGCGTGGTGGTCTATATCCGCGTGGTCGAAGGCGTTATATCGCGCGGTGATAAGATTAAATTTTTTGTTACAAATAAACAATATGAAATAGACGAACTCGGCTATTTAACGCTCAGTCTTGAAAAGACCGATTCACTTTCCGCTGGCGAAGTGGGTTATCTCATGGCGAATATTAAAAGCGTTGGCGATGCACGCGTTGGAGATACTATCACTATTATATCGAATCCCGCACCCAAACCGCTTCCGGGATACCGTGAGGTTAAACCCATGGTCTTTAGTGGGTTCTACCCAACGAATCCCGAAGATTTTGAGAGCCTTCGTTCTGCGCTTGAAAAGCTTAAACTTAACGATGCAAGTCTTGTCTATGAGCCGGAAACCTCTGCGGCTTTGGGTTTCGGTTTTCGGTGCGGTTTTTTGGGGCTTCTTCATCTCGAAATTAGTCAAGAGAGGCTTTATCGGGAATACAATCTTGATATTGTAGCGACCGTGCCCAATGTAGAATACAAGGTAATAACAAAAAAGGGTAAGGTTCTCGCTGTCGAAAATCCGGCCAAAATGCCAAATCCATTGGAAATTGAAAGTGTCGAGGAACCTTATGTCGAGGCCGAGATCATTACACCACACGAATATGTTAGTCCTATAATGGGTTTAGTTAAAGAAAGGCGCGGTGAATATATCGCTACGGAGTACGTCGATCCGGCGAGGGTTTTATTAAAGTTTAGTATTCCACTCGCCGAGATAATTTTTGATTTCTTCGATAAGATGAAGACCGTTTCCCGTGGTTATGGTAGCTTCGACTATATCCTGGTCGGATACAGACCTTCGGATTTAGTAAAACTCGATGTCCGTGTTAATGGCGATCTTGTCGATGCCTTGTCCATTATTATTCACCGAGAACGAACCTATGATTGGGGCCAAAAATTAGTTAGCAAATTGAAAGAGTTGATTCCACGCCAGATGTATGAGGTTGTGATTCAAGCGGCGGTTGGATCGCGAGTTATATCCCGTGCAAGGCGTGCGCCATTGAGAAAAAACGTAACCGCAAAGTGCTATGGAGGCGATATTTCGCGAAAACGGAAGCTCCTAGAGCGCCAAAAAGAGGGCAAACGACGCATGAAAATGGTCGGAAGTGTAGAGATACCTCAAGATGCCTTTTTTGCGGTTTTAAAAATTGAGCGCTAGTTTATGCATTTTATAGGTTAATAGAGGGCTTTAAATCATGTTATTAAATGCTGAATGCTATTAAATTTCTTGAATTAGGCATTGTTTATTCCTATAATATCTCTGAAGGCGCAATAAAAAGGAAAGACCATCACAGTCATGGCAAAAAAAATTGATAGACATAAGGGATCTCTCGGTATAACCTTGGTTGAATTAATGATCGTCTTGATCATTATCGGAGTCCTTTCATCGCTAGCAATAATTCGTTTTAGTTCTGCATCTAAGAAAGCAAAAATCCGAGAAGCAGCTGTTATGTTGGCTTATCTTTGGGATATTCAATACGAATATTATGTGGCTAACGGTGAATTTATACATCAGAAGAACTTCGGATTTATACTCTTCGAGGTGGATTTCGGTTTTTCTTGGTTCGATAGAAGTAATGAATCACTTAGGAAAGAGCTGAACTATAGTTCTCCATCAGGAAAATCTAAATTTTGGTACATTAGTGGATTTGGTGGCTCTGGTTTTACAACTCATGCTTACCCTAAGGTTAGCGGTGATTTTATAAATTGGGATGAAGAAGATGTCGATAACAGCCTGAAGGGAATAACTCTCTCTGTTGACAATGACCGCACTATTTATGTATATGGCTTCGGTAACGTAATGAAGCTTTAATTAAAGCTCAGAGGAATATCCACGAGAGATTGAGAATTTGATTTATCTTGACCTAAAAGGGAAAAGGTATTATCTTCCCCCTATATTTAGTTATTAAGGAAGGTCATAATGATCAAATGGGCAATAATTATTGGAGCACTTGCTGTTTTTGAAATTCTCGGATTGGTTGTCGAATTTCCTCACGAATACCTTTTTCTACCTCCTCTATTAATCTTAATGTCTGTTCTCGCTATGTTTTATCGTGTATATAATAAAATAAAACAAGGCGAAAGAGAAAAAATCAAGCAT
It encodes:
- the lepA gene encoding translation elongation factor 4, translated to AHIDHGKSTLADRMLEVTNVIDMGSHEALVLDDMELEKERGITIKSHAIRMEYEKDGKTYILNLIDTPGHVDFTYEVSRSLAACEGAIIVVDATQGIEAQTISNLYLALENNLEIIPVVNKIDMPAARPDDVAIEIAELIGCDIGEVLLVSAKTGEGVGCVLDAIVKRIPPPSGSKNAPPCALIFDSFYDTYRGVVVYIRVVEGVISRGDKIKFFVTNKQYEIDELGYLTLSLEKTDSLSAGEVGYLMANIKSVGDARVGDTITIISNPAPKPLPGYREVKPMVFSGFYPTNPEDFESLRSALEKLKLNDASLVYEPETSAALGFGFRCGFLGLLHLEISQERLYREYNLDIVATVPNVEYKVITKKGKVLAVENPAKMPNPLEIESVEEPYVEAEIITPHEYVSPIMGLVKERRGEYIATEYVDPARVLLKFSIPLAEIIFDFFDKMKTVSRGYGSFDYILVGYRPSDLVKLDVRVNGDLVDALSIIIHRERTYDWGQKLVSKLKELIPRQMYEVVIQAAVGSRVISRARRAPLRKNVTAKCYGGDISRKRKLLERQKEGKRRMKMVGSVEIPQDAFFAVLKIER
- a CDS encoding type II secretion system protein; amino-acid sequence: MAKKIDRHKGSLGITLVELMIVLIIIGVLSSLAIIRFSSASKKAKIREAAVMLAYLWDIQYEYYVANGEFIHQKNFGFILFEVDFGFSWFDRSNESLRKELNYSSPSGKSKFWYISGFGGSGFTTHAYPKVSGDFINWDEEDVDNSLKGITLSVDNDRTIYVYGFGNVMKL